gggagggggtgacaCCCTTAGCTTATTTCGCTGGGTGATAAcaaccctagtgacgccactgactcTGACTATTGCTAAATGGCATAACTATCAAAATACATGTTTAGATAAATAGGAAGTGAATTAATGTTTGGAATTTATACTCAGGAACACTAAGTATATCGTGATTATGGAAGTAGTGTCAGCCAGTgtgctaattgtttttttattagattttatcTTCATTTAATAGAGGATAAACCGCTGATGAAGCCCATAGTAAACCAAATGTACTTTTGCCTTTAAAAATAgacctaaataaaataaaattatgaagCTTTTTTTTAGCTGGCGTTCTTTAAACAACGTCTGAATCAAACGGCTGCATATTGTAAGTAAGACtgaaacatatatatttatacatatatactaACTGATACCCATACTTCTTTCCGTCCTTTAATCACCACTGGTAAGATCGATTTTCAGcttgcttccccccccccctaaaaaaaaaacaacttatctcATCCTACCTTTATATTGTCTTATTAAcgaattttttacaaagcttttatcaacacactctgtctgtcggttTCTCTGTCTGTCGGTTTCTCTGTCTGTCCGGTTTCACTGTCTGTCGGTTTCTCTGTCTGTCGGTTTCTCTGTCTGTCGGTTTCTATGTCTGTCCGGTTTGTatgcgttatttctcccatacccatacTTGGATTCAGTtaaaatttatcacaattattcattggcatgaactaaacattaattaataaaaattgactaattagttttattaattaatggttattaattatattcTTTGATACCAACAATGAAAGCTCCTTTAGCATTTACATACACGGTgatgcggtggctgagtggtaaaaaaGCTTGTCTTCCGAATCGGAGGGCTGAGTTCGAgtcatggtgaagactgggattttttaattttggaatcttgAGTCGactcagctttaatgggtacctgacattagttggggaaaagtaaagaaggaaaatgatattgtttctgtagctggagagacgattgaaattgtgcaaatttttaaataccttggtatcGAAGATGAATTAATAGTAATGCAATacagtgtaaaaaaataaataataaagtatCCCTTTTAGAGTTTCcaatctacagggcagatgatataaaggtcatctgtttctgtaaccGATGGTTGACGTGTGTGTCATGTGACCTGCTCAACGATCAACCGCttcccccaacttaagtcaggtacccattagagttgggtggactcggaagCGCCCTTGGAATCCCGATAATAAAAATTCCCAAGATTCGGCTTACCGGTTGGCCACCACACCCTCAATACAATGTCGTTATATAAATAATTGAActaattaacaaataaattaattaatacgaGAAAATCgtgtttatatatacattttattttataaacggCTACTCTAccaatttactttaaaatatgaTAATCTAAGTGTATcaatgagcaaaaaaaaaaaaaatttttttttaattggccaCATTGGTAACTACACTCAAACATTACTTTGCAAACattaacaagttttaataaattaacAGACCTAATTACAAATtagcgcaccatcttattgtaggtTCTATAAGCTTTTTCACCAAAGTAAAAGTCACCAACACGACTCTCCACAATAAAAGTGTACACAACTTATGAAATACGCAAAACACAACAACTAAACATGCCTCGGCaatgtgtttttctttaataataaatcaatctacattaattattataagaGGGTACTTATTTTATACAACCAAAATTACAAAGCAAGTATTTGTTTCCAAGAGCGACAATGAAATATAGTTAgaaaaacatttgtattttttttaaagagagtttcaaatttttaaaaatattaaatcattagtgttgtttttaaaacgcaactttcatgcttatagcttgcTTAGAGAGTTATGCTACAATGAATTCATTATTTGACTATAGGGAGAGGGTGTCTTGGAGCATGTTCGCCATGCTGCATTcaggccaggggttctcaacctgtgtgtcgcgacccccttgggggtcgattgacgatttgccaggggtcgccaaaaaccatcgaaaaaatggattgttttgtctattcttgtattgctgtgtgtgtgagcggagtgggggggggggggtttcgcggcagagtggggggttgtaaaaaggggtcgccgagcttaaaaggttgagaaccgctgctttaggCGATTAGCGAACACTACTCTGGTCTAGCGGAGGTTTGAACTCTGCTCGTGTCCCTCAGCCACTCATCCGAGGCCATTAACCTTTTAAACTTATAGATAGCATAATGTATACAATGTTAtacacaaattatttttgttttaaatataaaaaaaatagataaatataagtatataaataatatgtataaataaaagtgACTTTGAGAAGCACAAGATCAAAACATTCTTATGGTTGatttaaatggttttaaaaTTTGCTAATTGGTGATTCTTTTTACCTTTATGTGCAAATCTCTCAATGCAGTCGATAAACGTTTCAACTAATTTTGACCacttataattatttaatttgaacTCGCATACATATTGGTGTTAATTATAAATCTAACATTTTAagtattcttttctcagcaaatatttagatagatctgtataatatatatatatatatatatatatatatatatatatatatatatatatatatatatatatatatatatatatatatatatatatagtcctaTTAGACagtgttatattttattacgATACTACATTATTACTATATAATTccgaactttaaaaaaatgcatttatatttcGGAGAATGTGTAAGTGAAAAATAGCGTTAAAAATCATTTgagggactaaacccaacaaatttagctatatatgtgaatactaaaTTATTAGTTTCcgttgttgctattaaacaaagtaatgaattaccagttattaattattaacttttttatattgattcatgtcttctGTATGTCAatggataattgtgcaaagtttcagtttGATTCGAGAACGGGTTTGGGGGAAAtaaaacgtgtacacactttttagcacacagacagacagacagacagacacgacataagctttgtaaaaattgcgGCATTTTACTTTGATCCAAAGTGGATATAACTCGATGATTTGGAATCAAATGATGTTTCGccaagctgtcgtgggtcaaaaATTCGTCTACTTAACACAATTGTCATCCCAACAGTGACGTATACACCTGTCATGGAAGTCATGTgacaaaattgagaaaagactaactgtggttaaaaaaaaatggcgtatTTGATGAGTCTGTTTTACATTATTAAAATTTCGTATGTTTACTTTCtatcttatattttaaattttctatcttatattttaaattttccaacttatattttaaattttctatcttatattttaaattttctatcttatatttttaattttctatcttatattttaaattttctatcttatatttttaattttctatcttatattttaaattttctatcttatattttaaattttctatcttatattttaaattttctatctTATATTTGAAATTTTCtatcttatattttaaattttctatcttatattttaaatgttctatcttatattttaaattttctatcttatattttaaattttctatcttatattttaaattttctatcttatattttaaattttctatcttatgttttaaattttctatcTTATACTTTAAATagatagaagaaagaaagaacagCTAAAACACTAAAGTTAGATTCCAATTTAGTAGAATTACTGCAGTGCAAAGCGGATACAAATTTAGTCGCAGTCGTTTGTTTATATGTGGCTGTTTTTGTTACATAAGCGGTAATGAAAGATCTCTTAGATGTAGAAGTTGTAATTGATGGCGTCGTAGATGTAAAAGTTGTAATTGATGGCGTCTCAGTTGTATAAATTGTTGTGATTGATAACGTCTCAGTTGTAGAAATAGTTGTGACTGATGGCGTCTCAGTTGTAGAAGTTGTTGTTATTGATGGTGTCTCAGTTGTAGAAGCTGTTATAGATGGCGTCTCAGTTGTAGAAGTTGTGATTGATGGCGTCTCAGTTGTACAAGTTGTGATTGATGGCGTCTCAGTTGTAGAAATTGTGATTGATGGCGTCTCATTTGTAGAAGTAGTTGTGATTGATGGCGTCTCAGTTGTAGAAATTGTGATTGATGGCGTCTCAGTTGTAGAAGTTGTTGTAGATGGCATCTCTGTTGTAGAAGTTGTGATTGATGGCGTCTCAGTTGTAGAAATTGTGATTGATGGCGTCTCAGTTGTAGAAGTAGTTGTGATTGATGGCGTCTCAGTTGTAGAAATTGTGATTGATGGCGTCTCAGTTGTACAAGTTGTTATAAATGGCGTCTCTGTTGTAGAAGTTGTGATTGATGGCGTCTCAGTTGTAGAAATTGTGATTGATGTCGTCTCAGTTGTAGAAGTAGTTGTGATTGATGGCGTCTCAGTTGTAGAAATTGTGATTTATGGCGTCTCAGTTGTACAAGTTGTTATAGATGGCGTCTCTGTTGTAGAAGTTGTGATTGATGGGGTCTCAGTTGTAGAAATTGTGATTGATGGCGTCTCAGTTGTAGAAGTAGTTGTGATTGATGGCGTCTCAGTTGTAGAAATTTTGATTGATGGCGTCTCAGTTGTACAAGTTGTTATAGATGGCGTTTCTGTTGTAGAAGCTGTCGTGATTGATTGCGTCTCAGTTGTAGAAGCTGTTGTGATTGATGGCGTCTTAGTTGTAGAAGCTGTTGTGATTGATGGCGTCTTAGTTGTAGAAGCTGTCGTGATTGATTGCGTCTCAGTTGTAGAAGCTGTCGTGATTGATTGCGTCTCAGTTGTAGAAGCTGTTGTGATTGATGGCGTCTTAGGTGTAGAAGCTGTTGTGATTGATGGCGTCTTAGTTGTAGAAGTTGTGATTGATGGCGTCTTAGTTGTAGAAGTTGTGATTGATGGCTTCTCTGTTGTAGAAATTGTGATTGATGGTGTCTCAGTTGTAGAAGCGGTTGTTATGGATGATGTTTCGGTTGTAGATGCTGAGTTATTTTGTactgaaagaaaacaaagaacgCTAACCATGCTTTTGAAATGAGCTTCAGaagtaagaaaaatagacaagttaaatatcagggggaaaaaaataaaactaccaTATAAGCATCATTAGGCTATACAAGAtaataacaaaattattcaaacatGTAGCATGTAGAATCTACTTATACATCCCCATGTTTTCTTTGTCTATGAAAAAAAGTTCCcaatttcagaccttgtgatatataggtcagatgatattaaggtcatccGTTTTTTTGGCCAagggttaacgagcagggtgtcatgtggtaagaacaaggaccaaccgcctttacttttccaaacttaaatcaggtacccattagagttgggtgaactttTACGAAAAGACCAAAACTAAGATGTTTCAACCATAAGCACTTTTTAAATTCAGGGGACTAAATGTGTGTAGATGTTTATCATTAAAATTCGGGCTTTACCAGAtcgctattttttaaatattatttatggcTGCAAGTGATTGTCCAAAGAAGCGTGAGTGGGATAATATCATTGCAGTGATGGTCATTAACTTAAgagcaaaagttttttttccatcAAAGCAACCAGAAATATGTCATCGATAAATTAAGGGTTAATATTAAAAGTGTATTGAGAATGAggatattgttacgattctctctctcctaatcctaatcaggccttctgtaaacactgctaaacacaacacaacacatcaacacatcaagaacttgacaacacggctccaaataatctggtactttaataatggtcaaatcaaacagccaatacgacaAAACTATATATGAGTTGAACTTGGCTTCCAGATCAGGTAGTTTTCCGTATAGGTTTTTGTTCTATTTGAGGTTTTTTGAGTCTTCTTCGGCCTCTTGAtagagtatgcagctttgaaggtcatggtcagcattttctggtgatgctccacaagggaaggtttcgctcgtcccgacttaAAGCTTGttgaacatatgttgtctcattctgctgtgtccggttctgagttgAAAATAGATGCAACGTTATAACACTGTAATGAATCTCCCTATctaggctctctgcaaactgcaccacacgatactaccaactgaaagaacttgacaactcttgACAACTCTCCTaatcctaatcaggccttctgtaaacactgctaaacacaacacaacacaacacatcaacacatcaacacatcaagaacttgacaacacggctccaaataatctggtacacGTAACACAGAACTATACAAATATCTATAGGTTAACATCCGTAccaccgtatcaactcttgcactggcctcttcGTCTCGTTctggacttgtactgagccgtcgaagttgtgactgactcgaCTCTGATACCTTCACTCTTTATATAGGGCCCCTAATGGCCatctagaaccggacggaacatcgTTCGACGTTTCttcttgatcacatgaccacatccctcgtgacgctcataAGCTCTACTCACGACacagatccttcccgaactgtctgggctgaccgtcgtagcttgCCACGGTtaaccgctcgtctagcgctggccagGAGAGACTTCCGTCGGCTGTCTACACACACCACCACTTCCCCCACTGTGTCACCGTCAGGTTTATTACAATACTCACGTGGACTCATGCAGATATAGAAGTGTTCTACGTCACAGGATGTGGTATCAGCAGCCGGGCCGCTCGTCCACGTGATGAACACACACATATTCTCTCCATAGGATGGAACCAGGTACCAATAATCTATATCGGCTGTTTTGTTGCTGCTAAGCCAGGCGTAGGTCGTATGCTCGTTGTCGAGATCGTAGACGCCGATCCAATACACTTCAACTAGTAAAATAAGTAACATAtacattaacaagaaaaacataaatatttaacaagaaaaacataaatatttaacaagaaaaacatacaaatttaactagaaagcataacaaaaattaacaaataaaacaaaataatatttaaaaaaaaaaaaaaaaaagcttatacgctcttaaatattttaaagaagcaaaatacaaaacaaaatacttttttaaaaaaatgtatcaattagtttggatcagtgatatctagactaacaataataaatctgtgtgttactttttttttttcaaattgttcttgttaagcgcaatttcatgcttttagctttattatttcgctatgatcatatcacttggctGTACCAGTtggaaagagggagaaagaacggggtatttgggtgatcactttttaatgcattaaaaaaaaaagctttatttaaATTCGATTTTGTGGGCACAAGCCTTCTCAGGCCTGCGCAGTAACAACTCTACTATTAAATattctatgaacatggaaggtTGTATAGTTCtctcttgtttctatttcatatttgtgtttactaagcctGATACGTCGGCCTAATATAAAGGAGACATATTCAGCTTATACCGGGCTCTTCAgctaaaatttcagcttgatccgaggttgggtgtcggagaaataacgtgtacaaacttttggccagacatgACCTAAATTGGATCTCAAAGCTCttgcctcctcaagccaacctAATACCCACTCTGCTAGTGACGTTTCTATGACTATTGAAGattctatatatttatgtattgtttgatttaaatttactataaaGCGGTGACCACCTATTagggggactaattcatcttataccaccaatgtagtcaaatacaatttctttcccctgttctagttaccaaacaaaataattaattaacaatagtaAACTAGCTAATTTATTAATACTGCTATTGATaattgtattgtcaggtaaaagatcCGAGATTgtgtagaaataacgtgtcgaAAGATTTTTCAGAAAGACATAGAGACAGGCagagttttgtaaataaaagacaattcctcctttataagGCTGATAACTTTTCTTAAGAGGGATTATTATACAGTAGATAATTAACGAATGATATATAAAAAGAAGcgaataaaaaacaatatttgaaaacaaaaaagattatatatataatttatctcACCCTGTCAGTCCCCAACTGTCCATTCTTTGACCAAGTTTAAAACATACACAATCATTTTTTGTTGCAAAACAAACATGAACTGTTTAAATCATTAGCCACCTAGTTATCTGAATAGTGGCTATTAATCCATTTtgtctgatatatatatatataaaggacataaatcttacattattgagatatatggctgtaaatgtggattttatttttcaaagaaagcttatatcatctcaaTCTGTATTGCTCTATGACTGGTACACATTTCGAAGACGTTTTTTCCCCTTAAtttcaca
The DNA window shown above is from Biomphalaria glabrata chromosome 5, xgBioGlab47.1, whole genome shotgun sequence and carries:
- the LOC129926202 gene encoding mucin-2-like encodes the protein ITISTTETPSITTTSTTETTSITISTTETPSITTSTTETPFITTCTTETPSITISTTETPSITTTSTTETPSITISTTETPSITTSTTEMPSTTTSTTETPSITISTTETPSITTTSTNETPSITISTTETPSITTCTTETPSITTSTTETPSITASTTETPSITTTSTTETPSVTTISTTETLSITTIYTTETPSITTFTSTTPSITTSTSKRSFITAYVTKTATYKQTTATKFVSALHCSNSTKLESNFSVLAVLSFFYLFKV
- the LOC106076106 gene encoding uncharacterized protein LOC106076106, yielding MSPMSLRLYILLLSLTLTVKIVQVFGQTENCPTEKDIISRGKCYTFLKQRLTWLQAKAACESSSMSLAEFENKEEASFVVQNSVEVYWIGVYDLDNEHTTYAWLSSNKTADIDYWYLVPSYGENMCVFITWTSGPAADTTSCDVEHFYICMSPLQNNSASTTETSSITTASTTETPSITISTTEKPSITTSTTKTPSITTSTTKTPSITTASTPKTPSITTASTTETQSITTASTTETQSITTASTTKTPSITTASTTKTPSITTASTTETQSITTASTTETPSITTCTTETPSIKISTTETPSITTTSTTETPSITISTTETPSITTSTTETPSITTCTTETP